From Flavobacteriales bacterium, a single genomic window includes:
- a CDS encoding T9SS type A sorting domain-containing protein, whose translation MRLAIVLFFLFGYQTFAQQFYNISSPSNGGFLHHEFTDIDQDGDEDYLVWTINKIKWYEQAFDFSNENIIYSRTYLSFPINKPLEDINNDGKKDLLFSTLDSLYALPNLGNGNFDTTNILNLGIANQSSSLYDLNNDGKLDKLMHLGQNWVYQLNQGNWTFDTSVVIIPYYSNLAQNHHPTVLDVNGDGYLDIAFKASYNNVYYQTRNMVLLNDGNGQFYSRPDLTFIDIDGQSSMHFNALMHQYDFDADGDLDLFYSTNMNVKCVTNLGDTAFAPPISIYSIANVNYWSNGIIQIHFVDIDFDNTPELQICKGAFNYEFYEITNNANLTPASQTQFLQTNALMQNMYKRDIDQDGQMDLVSIQNKPASYFPGKSIWHRNTSNINFNHITINVCDSFFVLSPNDTIYSSYQYLDTIAIDSVDNVNITFRNPIYWNEAKTICEGNTFTFGNQVLMDTGVYQHTFSNQYGCDSIVTLTLKKVPQPSQTSQYIETALCQYYLNGTTYYQDTTFTITYTTAYDCDSIVEYTLDFILPPLEEDQYEEVVLGTFVPHPQLHLSYDFDNDGDLDILTTSGLDSNILYILEQTSPGYYKKMEERCPVPIEFIKTKDINNDGVEDIALSRHYGVIFHSCGRQLSNYQMEMSWNTYPNKYVDINSDGILDEIVFSPRSYYNLRKISLKINIKNAYGISRQYHLMDDFGDAYSPLWASYDYGYLNQDSILDFIVYTKSRNNNTKSFLYAYISDSNLNYTKKTLHSWFSRTYYATFIGSASIVDQNQDGLDDIIYNINNGQGTIAYNRIIQLLNNGNPDSVTFHKEALSAVDPIGYCEPMENNQLISSISSSIIFANKSFVLSLDSNGGCKLEDNGLGGLGGSGVSGERGAVSVLGNFDGDFDGDKDIVFGTYMMRNNNDTSYDFVPASPIFAPNFGPSYLEDIDNDGDFDLVYQNGMKWAPRINQTTIGPQQDLLTFDQSLSAQYIGLPIKKTDFDNDGDDDVIGYYRDKTLPSPFSWHSRFLLLLENDGTGQLSYHSTLDTVKYDFIQVADINQDGSEDIFLKNGWLKNTGNLNFSYQIYNQGIESPQIIMDHNQDGKVDLLTKKDSVIAWYYNDGFENFTLGKLVTNKATTQLQKLRVYDFEGDGDLDVYAHNQHIYNTYQFGNRHSLYLNPTYNLSIPENPKQVVNEFDFSVSPNPSRGNFSIHSPDDLIVMNVYNTQGKLMATKKLHKGQNQVDLQGLIPSGMYLLRLTKPGVFSKTTQLMVVN comes from the coding sequence ATGAGATTAGCTATTGTTTTATTTTTTCTTTTTGGATATCAAACCTTTGCTCAACAATTTTATAATATCTCTTCCCCATCCAACGGAGGTTTTTTACATCATGAATTTACGGACATTGATCAAGATGGCGATGAAGATTATTTGGTTTGGACAATCAATAAAATTAAATGGTATGAGCAAGCTTTTGATTTTTCAAACGAAAATATCATTTATAGTCGGACCTATTTGTCCTTCCCAATCAACAAACCCCTCGAAGATATTAACAACGATGGAAAAAAAGATTTACTATTTTCAACATTAGATAGCCTATATGCTCTACCCAATCTTGGAAATGGAAATTTTGATACAACGAACATTCTTAACCTAGGTATAGCGAACCAATCTTCTTCTTTATATGATCTAAACAATGATGGAAAGCTTGATAAACTCATGCATCTTGGACAAAATTGGGTGTATCAACTCAATCAAGGAAATTGGACTTTTGATACTTCCGTTGTTATCATCCCATACTATTCAAATCTTGCACAGAATCACCATCCAACGGTACTGGACGTAAATGGAGATGGTTATTTAGATATAGCTTTTAAGGCTAGTTATAATAATGTTTACTACCAGACTAGGAATATGGTATTGCTCAATGACGGAAACGGGCAATTTTATTCCAGACCCGACCTTACTTTTATAGATATTGACGGCCAAAGCTCTATGCATTTCAACGCATTAATGCATCAATACGATTTTGATGCAGATGGAGATTTGGATCTTTTTTATAGTACAAATATGAATGTTAAATGTGTAACCAATCTAGGAGATACGGCTTTTGCACCACCTATTTCTATTTACAGTATAGCTAATGTCAACTATTGGTCTAATGGGATTATTCAGATTCACTTTGTAGATATTGATTTTGACAATACACCAGAGCTTCAAATATGCAAAGGAGCATTCAATTATGAATTTTATGAAATAACCAATAATGCGAATCTAACCCCAGCGAGTCAAACTCAATTCTTACAAACCAATGCACTTATGCAAAATATGTACAAGCGAGATATTGACCAAGATGGACAGATGGATTTAGTAAGTATTCAAAACAAACCAGCATCTTACTTTCCTGGAAAATCTATTTGGCATAGAAATACATCGAATATAAATTTCAATCACATAACCATCAATGTCTGTGACTCATTTTTTGTTTTATCCCCCAATGATACAATTTATTCTTCTTATCAATATCTAGATACTATTGCTATTGATTCGGTTGACAATGTGAATATTACTTTTAGAAACCCAATATATTGGAATGAAGCCAAAACGATATGCGAAGGGAATACTTTTACCTTTGGTAATCAAGTTTTGATGGATACAGGTGTTTATCAGCATACTTTTAGCAACCAATATGGCTGTGACTCCATTGTTACACTCACTCTGAAAAAGGTTCCTCAACCTTCTCAAACCTCACAATATATAGAAACAGCGCTTTGTCAATACTATCTCAATGGTACAACCTATTATCAAGATACAACATTTACGATAACTTATACAACTGCCTATGATTGCGATAGCATAGTAGAATATACCTTAGACTTTATCCTCCCTCCTTTGGAAGAAGATCAATATGAGGAAGTTGTTTTGGGTACATTTGTTCCTCATCCACAACTTCACCTTTCCTATGATTTTGATAATGATGGAGACTTGGATATATTGACAACTTCTGGCCTCGACTCTAATATTTTATATATACTAGAGCAAACCAGCCCAGGGTATTATAAAAAAATGGAAGAGCGTTGCCCTGTTCCTATTGAGTTTATCAAGACAAAAGATATCAACAACGATGGAGTAGAAGATATCGCTCTTAGTCGTCATTATGGAGTTATTTTTCATAGCTGTGGCAGACAATTATCTAATTATCAAATGGAGATGTCTTGGAATACCTATCCAAACAAATATGTAGATATCAATAGTGATGGCATCCTTGATGAAATTGTTTTTTCACCTAGAAGTTATTATAATTTAAGGAAAATTAGCCTGAAAATCAATATTAAGAACGCTTATGGAATATCTCGCCAGTACCACCTTATGGACGACTTCGGAGATGCATATTCTCCATTATGGGCTTCCTATGATTATGGTTATCTTAACCAAGATAGCATATTGGATTTTATCGTATATACCAAAAGTCGGAATAATAATACGAAGTCTTTTCTTTATGCATATATTTCTGATTCAAACCTGAACTACACAAAAAAAACACTTCATAGTTGGTTTTCACGTACATATTATGCAACATTTATTGGTTCTGCCAGTATTGTTGATCAAAATCAGGATGGATTAGATGACATTATTTATAACATAAATAATGGTCAGGGAACCATTGCCTATAATCGAATTATCCAACTACTAAACAATGGTAATCCCGATTCGGTTACTTTTCATAAAGAAGCCTTATCAGCTGTTGATCCAATTGGCTATTGTGAACCTATGGAAAACAATCAGTTAATCTCATCTATTTCAAGTTCCATTATTTTTGCCAATAAGAGCTTTGTTTTGAGCTTAGATTCTAATGGAGGTTGTAAGCTAGAAGATAATGGGCTTGGAGGTTTAGGAGGCTCTGGAGTCTCTGGAGAAAGAGGAGCTGTTTCTGTTTTAGGGAATTTTGATGGTGATTTTGATGGTGATAAGGATATTGTTTTTGGTACATATATGATGAGAAATAATAATGATACTAGTTATGACTTCGTTCCTGCTTCACCAATATTTGCACCTAATTTTGGACCTTCCTATTTAGAAGATATTGATAATGACGGTGATTTTGATTTGGTTTACCAAAATGGCATGAAATGGGCTCCAAGAATTAATCAAACCACTATTGGTCCTCAACAAGATTTATTGACCTTTGATCAAAGTCTTTCAGCTCAATATATTGGGCTGCCTATTAAAAAAACGGATTTTGACAATGATGGAGATGATGATGTCATAGGATATTATAGAGATAAAACCCTGCCTTCTCCTTTTAGTTGGCATTCACGATTTCTTCTTCTGTTAGAAAATGATGGAACGGGGCAGTTATCTTATCATTCAACGTTAGATACCGTAAAGTACGATTTTATCCAGGTAGCAGATATCAATCAAGATGGTTCTGAGGATATTTTTCTAAAAAATGGTTGGCTCAAGAATACAGGGAATCTAAATTTTAGCTATCAAATATATAACCAAGGAATCGAGAGTCCTCAGATAATTATGGATCATAACCAAGATGGTAAAGTGGATTTGTTGACTAAAAAGGACTCCGTTATTGCGTGGTATTACAATGATGGATTCGAAAATTTCACCTTAGGGAAATTGGTTACCAACAAAGCAACAACACAATTACAAAAACTAAGAGTATATGACTTTGAAGGAGATGGAGACCTCGACGTTTATGCCCACAATCAGCATATTTATAATACTTACCAGTTTGGAAATAGGCATTCTCTATATCTTAACCCAACCTATAACTTAAGTATTCCCGAGAATCCAAAACAAGTGGTAAACGAGTTCGATTTTAGTGTATCACCCAATCCAAGTAGAGGAAACTTTAGTATCCATTCACCAGATGACCTCATAGTAATGAATGTGTATAACACTCAAGGAAAGCTCATGGCAACCAAAAAATTACATAAAGGACAAAATCAGGTAGATTTACAAGGTCTTATCCCTTCAGGAATGTACCTTCTTCGTCTTACAAAGCCTGGTGTTTTTTCCAAAACGACCCAGTTGATGGTGGTGAATTAG
- a CDS encoding Rne/Rng family ribonuclease has translation MNNELVIKSTPQELDIALLHNRRLIELHKETPGENNFTVGDIYLGRVKRIMPALNAAFVDVGYEKDAFLHYHDLGPQVKSLNKFVKRSMAGKQSRWMLSGFDTQDEIDKNGQIGDVLESGQTIAVQVTKEPISTKGPRISTEISIAGRYIVLLPFSDKISISQRIRDREERKRLKRLLLSIKPKGFGIIIRTVAEGKKVADLDADLSELVDKWQTFFKQVKVSKAPFKVLGEMSRTSALLRDIMNDSFDNIYVDSQELHKEIKDYLLKIDPSKENIIQLADDHPAGIFEKFGIERQIKSAFGRSVSMRKGAYLIIDHTEAMHVIDVNSGNRAEKGSSQEENALSVNLLAAEEIARQLRLRDMGGIIVVDFIDMNTKENRSKLFEGLKQFMKQDRAKHKILPPSRFGLVEITRQRVRPEVEITTQEQCPTCKGSGKVEASVLFEDEIVEKIEQILKKQDKKGVTLLVHPFIYSHLTKGGLFSIKWKLMWKYKKKFAIRANSAFHLTQFTFLDNDENVIDI, from the coding sequence ATGAATAACGAATTAGTTATCAAATCGACTCCACAAGAATTAGACATCGCTCTTTTACATAATAGAAGACTAATTGAATTACACAAGGAAACCCCTGGTGAGAACAATTTTACTGTAGGAGATATTTATCTCGGTAGAGTAAAAAGAATCATGCCAGCTCTAAATGCAGCATTTGTGGATGTAGGATATGAAAAAGATGCTTTTTTGCATTATCATGATCTAGGACCACAAGTAAAATCTCTAAACAAATTTGTAAAGAGAAGCATGGCTGGAAAACAATCTCGATGGATGCTTTCTGGATTCGATACACAAGACGAAATTGACAAAAATGGACAAATAGGAGATGTTCTGGAATCTGGGCAAACCATTGCCGTACAGGTTACCAAAGAACCTATTTCTACAAAAGGTCCTCGTATTTCTACCGAAATTTCAATTGCTGGAAGATATATCGTCCTCCTTCCTTTTTCTGATAAAATTTCTATTTCACAAAGAATTCGAGATAGAGAAGAGAGAAAAAGGCTAAAAAGATTACTACTGAGTATAAAACCAAAAGGATTTGGAATTATCATTAGAACAGTAGCTGAAGGTAAAAAAGTTGCAGATTTGGATGCAGATCTTTCTGAACTAGTTGACAAATGGCAAACTTTTTTCAAACAAGTCAAAGTATCGAAAGCCCCTTTCAAAGTTTTGGGAGAAATGAGCAGAACATCCGCTCTTTTAAGAGATATCATGAATGATTCTTTTGATAATATCTACGTGGACTCTCAAGAACTCCACAAAGAGATCAAAGATTATCTACTTAAAATAGACCCAAGTAAGGAGAATATTATTCAACTTGCTGACGATCATCCTGCTGGGATATTCGAAAAATTCGGAATCGAAAGACAAATTAAGTCCGCATTCGGACGCTCAGTATCCATGAGAAAAGGTGCTTACCTGATTATCGACCATACTGAAGCCATGCATGTGATAGACGTAAATAGTGGAAATCGAGCCGAAAAAGGCTCTTCGCAAGAAGAAAATGCCTTAAGTGTAAATTTATTAGCTGCTGAGGAAATTGCAAGACAACTCCGTCTTAGAGATATGGGAGGAATAATCGTAGTCGATTTTATCGATATGAATACGAAGGAAAACCGATCTAAACTCTTTGAAGGACTCAAGCAATTTATGAAGCAGGACAGAGCGAAACATAAAATATTGCCACCGAGTCGATTTGGACTTGTAGAAATTACAAGGCAAAGGGTAAGACCAGAAGTAGAAATTACTACTCAAGAACAGTGTCCTACCTGTAAAGGCAGTGGAAAAGTTGAAGCAAGTGTTCTATTTGAAGACGAAATTGTTGAAAAAATAGAGCAAATACTCAAAAAGCAAGATAAAAAAGGTGTAACCCTATTAGTGCATCCATTTATTTATTCTCATCTTACAAAAGGTGGGTTATTCTCAATAAAATGGAAACTTATGTGGAAATACAAGAAAAAATTTGCAATAAGAGCAAACTCAGCTTTCCATCTTACTCAATTTACTTTTCTTGATAATGACGAGAATGTAATTGATATTTAG
- a CDS encoding integration host factor subunit beta, with the protein MTKADIVTSIVEKTGLDKTDVQLTIESFMKEVKHSLEDGENVYLRGFGSFIIKKRAQKTGRNISKNTTIIIPAHNVPAFKPAKVFVEGVKTKVLAE; encoded by the coding sequence ATGACAAAAGCTGACATCGTTACGAGCATTGTTGAGAAAACAGGATTGGACAAAACTGACGTTCAATTGACTATTGAATCTTTCATGAAAGAAGTAAAGCATTCTTTGGAAGATGGTGAAAACGTTTACTTGAGAGGATTCGGATCTTTTATCATTAAGAAAAGAGCTCAAAAAACTGGAAGAAACATTTCTAAGAACACAACTATCATTATTCCAGCACATAATGTACCAGCATTTAAGCCTGCAAAAGTTTTTGTAGAGGGAGTAAAAACTAAAGTTCTTGCTGAGTAG
- a CDS encoding phage baseplate assembly protein V — protein MKNQHTEISIEGIRLKTFNNLKLKQPIYDHHEFELSLDLDSIEKSGEYTIEKSRDWLGKTLVINFQKNEFVGIITKIRLDQNDGFNGMLVLQGYSKSIRMESGKHLQSWNEKSIKKIVEEIAKQNQVDISVNPRRSDLLPYLCQYRESYFEFLKRQAIDLREWFYNDGILLHFGYPKSRPEPIELEYNKEVLNLQIEMKVHPFAQELISFQKNKNEFYIEKSKNRPNGLSELGMHAFKTSKEIYSLSPKSYSDTRIRNKGEFDDALKNNQNAVIADYHVINGSTATRGLKPGAIIKLSAGKIENGEEKINQYGEFIIIEAVHEDDSLSNYSCHFKAIPSGVQTPPIPETERPMAQTQMATVFSNEDPYGKGRVQVKFPWQDPHSQTDWISVLTPDGGNSDLVKTNRGFVFIPEKGDQVMVGFRYNDPNRPFVMGSVFNGINATGGGETNALKSIKTRSGHTIEFNDSQKSESIIIKDKNNNSIFIDTANSSIRISAPEHISISSKNIDISAHENLTISAGENMGINSGDDLTIGAGKDSTISSGEDMNILAKNITEQASENFESLAMNLNEQAEKISKNAFKEDIELNSSGQVKNNSGDRVNLF, from the coding sequence ATGAAAAATCAACATACCGAAATAAGTATTGAAGGAATTCGCTTAAAAACCTTTAATAATCTGAAACTGAAACAGCCCATTTATGATCATCATGAATTTGAACTTTCTCTTGACTTAGACTCAATAGAAAAATCAGGAGAATATACGATTGAAAAATCGAGAGATTGGTTAGGGAAAACACTGGTTATAAATTTTCAGAAAAATGAATTTGTGGGAATAATTACTAAAATAAGATTAGACCAAAACGATGGTTTTAATGGTATGCTTGTGCTTCAAGGATATTCAAAATCTATCAGAATGGAGTCTGGTAAGCATCTTCAGTCATGGAACGAAAAATCAATTAAGAAAATTGTAGAAGAAATAGCCAAACAAAATCAGGTGGATATCAGTGTGAATCCAAGAAGATCTGATTTACTACCTTATCTATGCCAGTACAGAGAATCATATTTTGAATTCCTGAAAAGACAAGCCATAGATCTTAGAGAATGGTTTTATAATGATGGAATTCTTTTACATTTTGGTTATCCAAAGTCCAGACCAGAACCAATAGAACTGGAGTATAATAAGGAAGTTCTGAATTTGCAAATAGAAATGAAAGTACATCCTTTTGCACAAGAGTTGATCAGTTTTCAGAAGAATAAAAATGAGTTTTATATAGAAAAATCAAAAAATCGTCCCAATGGTTTAAGCGAATTGGGAATGCATGCCTTCAAAACTAGTAAAGAAATATATTCTTTATCTCCAAAAAGCTATTCAGATACCCGCATTAGAAACAAAGGTGAATTTGATGATGCTTTAAAAAATAATCAAAATGCAGTGATTGCTGATTATCATGTCATAAATGGAAGTACAGCAACTAGAGGGTTAAAGCCTGGTGCGATTATCAAACTTTCTGCAGGAAAAATTGAGAACGGAGAGGAGAAAATTAATCAATATGGTGAATTTATCATTATCGAAGCCGTACACGAAGATGACAGTTTGAGTAACTACTCTTGTCATTTTAAAGCCATTCCTTCTGGTGTACAGACACCTCCGATTCCTGAAACAGAAAGACCGATGGCACAAACCCAAATGGCAACCGTTTTCTCCAATGAAGATCCGTACGGAAAAGGAAGAGTTCAAGTGAAATTCCCTTGGCAAGACCCGCATAGCCAGACGGACTGGATTAGTGTACTCACTCCCGATGGTGGAAATAGTGATTTGGTAAAAACCAACAGAGGTTTTGTTTTTATTCCTGAAAAAGGTGATCAAGTAATGGTAGGTTTTCGTTATAACGATCCCAACAGACCTTTTGTGATGGGAAGTGTTTTTAATGGAATCAATGCCACTGGAGGAGGAGAAACCAATGCGCTAAAAAGTATTAAAACACGTTCTGGGCACACGATAGAATTTAACGACAGCCAAAAATCTGAATCAATTATCATTAAAGATAAAAACAATAACAGCATTTTTATCGATACTGCAAACTCGAGTATTAGAATTTCTGCACCCGAGCATATTAGTATTAGTTCAAAAAATATTGACATTAGTGCTCATGAAAATCTAACCATAAGTGCTGGGGAAAATATGGGAATAAACTCTGGAGACGACCTCACGATAGGTGCAGGAAAAGATAGTACCATTTCTTCTGGGGAAGATATGAATATACTTGCCAAAAATATTACCGAACAAGCCAGTGAGAACTTTGAGTCTCTGGCAATGAATCTCAACGAACAGGCTGAGAAAATCTCGAAAAATGCTTTTAAGGAAGATATTGAGCTCAATAGTTCAGGTCAGGTGAAAAATAATTCGGGAGACCGAGTAAACTTATTTTAA
- the mutY gene encoding A/G-specific adenine glycosylase, with translation MQKKLINWFIINKRDLPWRNSNDPYKIWLSEVIFQQTRIEQGLSYYQKFISDYPKVELLANASQEEVYKNWQGLGYYSRANNLHKTAKIITEKYGGKFPKDSKEINALPGIGEYTTAAISSFAFQNPLPLVDGNVFRLYSRVFKEKTPINSTDGKKIFKKIALKLITELSSKEACVYNEAIMEFGALVCSPKPKCSLCPIQSHCLSFADHSQKDFPVKIKKKKSTTRTMSYVVVYNERGFWVKKRAEKDIWQHLYDFPSQNDLKKEDVSKIEFSKIIKHKLTHRNLEISMSKLFLSIDTLKGFEFIPWSQKDEFAYPQPLKLFLDSFFSF, from the coding sequence ATGCAAAAAAAACTAATTAATTGGTTCATTATCAACAAAAGAGACCTACCTTGGAGAAATTCTAATGATCCCTATAAAATTTGGCTTTCAGAGGTTATTTTTCAGCAAACTAGGATAGAGCAAGGTCTTTCTTACTATCAAAAATTCATTTCTGATTACCCAAAGGTAGAATTATTAGCGAATGCTTCTCAAGAAGAGGTCTATAAAAACTGGCAAGGCCTGGGCTATTATTCTAGAGCTAATAATCTACATAAAACAGCTAAAATTATTACAGAAAAATATGGTGGAAAATTCCCGAAAGATTCTAAAGAAATAAACGCTCTACCGGGTATTGGAGAATATACTACCGCTGCCATCTCGAGCTTTGCTTTTCAAAACCCCCTTCCTCTGGTAGATGGTAATGTTTTTAGACTTTATAGCAGAGTTTTCAAAGAAAAAACCCCCATTAATTCTACTGATGGAAAGAAAATATTCAAAAAAATTGCACTTAAACTGATTACTGAATTATCTAGTAAAGAAGCTTGTGTTTATAATGAAGCCATTATGGAATTTGGTGCATTGGTTTGTAGTCCAAAACCGAAATGTTCGCTCTGCCCTATTCAGTCTCATTGTCTTTCATTTGCAGATCATTCCCAAAAAGATTTCCCTGTAAAAATCAAAAAGAAAAAAAGTACAACTAGGACTATGTCTTATGTTGTTGTGTATAACGAAAGGGGTTTTTGGGTAAAAAAGAGAGCGGAGAAAGATATTTGGCAACATCTATATGATTTCCCTAGCCAAAATGACCTCAAGAAGGAAGATGTATCAAAAATTGAGTTTTCAAAAATAATTAAACATAAACTCACTCATAGAAACTTGGAAATTTCTATGAGTAAGCTATTTTTAAGTATCGACACTCTAAAGGGCTTTGAGTTTATTCCTTGGTCACAGAAAGATGAATTTGCCTATCCACAACCGCTCAAATTATTTTTAGACAGTTTCTTTAGTTTTTAG
- a CDS encoding type VI secretion system needle protein Hcp produces MGSFRASLELGGKEFDVLYSEYAFSRDTDKKGKPASNVYGGRVTIEVESTEDSSVIESMLNSQFKSVEGKIVYKKTEEDAKMKEVEFKNAYLVYYKEVLDVNGDVPMKIRFTVSAEEITIGNAAIDNRWPKA; encoded by the coding sequence ATGGGATCATTTAGAGCAAGCCTAGAACTAGGCGGAAAAGAGTTTGATGTATTGTATTCTGAGTATGCATTCAGTAGAGATACAGATAAAAAAGGAAAACCTGCATCTAATGTTTATGGAGGTAGAGTTACGATTGAAGTAGAATCTACAGAGGATTCATCAGTAATCGAATCGATGTTGAATTCACAATTTAAATCTGTTGAAGGTAAAATTGTTTACAAAAAGACAGAGGAAGACGCTAAAATGAAGGAAGTTGAATTCAAAAATGCGTACTTAGTATATTATAAAGAAGTTTTGGATGTAAATGGAGATGTTCCAATGAAGATTCGCTTCACAGTGTCAGCTGAAGAAATCACTATTGGTAATGCAGCTATTGATAACCGATGGCCAAAAGCCTAA